The sequence TTGGGCAGGTCGACGTCACGCGGAGCGTCCACGTCGCGCACGGCGATGCCGGCGAGCTCCAGTTCCGCACCGGCACGGTCGGCCAGCTCGTCACCGTGGCGCAGCAGGAGCGCCGCGACCTGCGAGCCGACCGCTCCGGCACCCAGCAGTGCCACACGAAGTCGTCGGTATTCAGTCATGGTTGCTCCTTCGGAGGTGGGTCATTGGTCTCCCTCGGGGGCTTTCGCCCCGTCGATGCCCGCGTCGCGGGCCAGCACGTCGTCGACGGTCTCGCCGCGGACGATGACCGTCGAGTGTCCGTCGCGCACGGCGATCACCGGCGGACGCGGTACGTGGTTGTAGTTGCTCGCCAACGGGACGCAGTATGCGCCGGTGGCCGGCACGGCGAGCAGATCCCCCGGCACCAGATCGTCTGGCAGGTACTCGTGGTCGACCACGATGTCGCCGGATTCGCAGTGCTTGCCGACGACCCGACTGAGGCGAGGCTCACCGGACCCCGCGCGCGAAGCGAGGCGCGCCGAGTACTGGGCGCCGTACAGCGCAGGACGCGCGTTGTCGCTCATGCCGCCGTCGACGCTCACGTACCGGCGCACGGCGCCCGTCGCCACGGTCACGTCCTTGGTGGTGCCGACCTCGTAGAGGGTGACGCCCGCGGTGCCGACGATGGCACGGCCGGGCTCGAACGACAGGGCGGGAACGGGGATGCCGCGTGCGGCGCACCCCTCCGCGACCGAGGCGACGATCGCATCGGCGAGTTCCTCGATCGGGGTCGGGTCGTCGACGCGCGTGTAGGCGATGCCGAAGCCGCCGCCGAGGTTGAGCTGCGGGACCGGACCGCCTTCGAGCAGAGTGGCGTGCAGGTCGAGCACGCGGGACGCGGACTCGCGGAAGCCGGCGACGCCGAAGATCTGCGAACCGATGTGACAGTGCAGCCCGGCGAACACCAGACCGGGGATCTCGCGGATGCGCGCGACCGCCTTCTCTGCCTCCGGGAGCGGGAAACCGAACTTCTGGTCCTCGTGGGCCGTGGCGAGGAAGTCGTGGGTCTCGGCGTGCACGCCGCTGATCACGCGGACCAGCACGCGCTGGCTCGCACCGGTGCGCGCCGTGATCGCTGCGAGCCGTTCGATCTCGATGGCGCTGTCGACGATGATCGTCCCGACGCCGACCTCGACGGCACGCTCGAGCTCGGCGACCGACTTGTTGTTGCCGTGGAAACCGAGCGAAGCCGGCGCGACGCCGGCGGCGAGGGCGACTGCCAGCTCTCCCCCCGTGCAGACGTCGACGCGCAGTCCCTCGTCGACCATCCAGCGTGCGATCGTCGTGCACAGGAACGCCTTGCCCGCGTAGTACACCTGCGCGGTGGTGGAGTTGGCGGCGGCGGCGCGATCGAATGCGAGTCGGAACCGCCGTGCGCGCCCGCGCACCTCGTCTTCGTCGAGCACCTGCAGCGGCGTGCCGTAGGTGCGGGCGAGGGCGGTGGCGCTGACACCGGCGATGTCGAGTACCCCATCGGCATCGCGCACTGCGGATGCCGGCCAGACGCCGTCGGCGAGGTCATTGGCGTCATCGGGCACGGTGAGCCATTCCGGAGCGAGCGAATCGGCAGGGAGAAGCACTGATCACCAATCGTGGGAAGGATCTCGGGCGGGGTCGCACACATCGAGGTTGACCCGATTCTAGGGCACCGGCCGCGTCTCCCTGGTCATGGTGACGCGCCGCGTCAAGCCCCTGCAACAGCCCGTCTCCGCCTCCTAGGGTGGGGGCGTGGCGAACACTGAAACGACGAAAGACTCCTCCGCGCGTCCGGGGCTGATCCCCCGCATCACCGGACCGGTCATCGCGTGGGCTCTCGCGCGCCGGCCGGTACGCGCGGCGCTGTTGTACACCGAGCGCCGGGGACCGATGCTCGCCGACAGTGTCACCTATCGCGCACTGTTCAGCGTGTTCGCGGGGGTGCTTCTGGGCTTCTCGATCGCGGCTCTGTGGCTCGCCGGGAACCCGGTGGCATGGCAGGCGATCATCGACGCCGTGCAGTCGGCCGTGCCCGGGCTCATCGGCAAGGACGGTGTGATCAAGACGAAGGACCTCCAGGCTCCCGCGTCCCTGTCGCTCGCCGGGATCATCTCGCTCATCGCTCTCGTCGGCGCGGCACTCGGTGCCATCGGCTCGCTCCGCACGGCCGTGCGGGTTCTCGCGGGCACGCTGCAGGACGACATCCTCTGGATCTGGGTGATCCTCCGCAACCTCGCACTGGCCATCGGCATCGGCCTGGCGTTCATCCTCTCGGCCGCCGTCACCTTCGTCGGACAGCTGGGTGTGTCGTGGATCGCTGACTTCCTCGGGCTACCCGCGGATGCGCCGGTCGTGGCCTGGACCGTGCGCCTGCTCTCCCTCGTCGTCGTGTTCGCTCTCGACACGGCGATCATCATCGGCGTGTTCCTCCTCCTCTCCGGGGTGCGACCGTCGAAGCGGTCTCTCTGGTCGGGAGCGCTGCTCGGCGCCGTGGGACTGCTGGTCCTGCAGGAGCTGTCCGGACTGTTCGTGGGAGGCGCGACGAGCAACCCGCTTCTCGCCTCCTTCGCCTCGCTGCTCGCGCTGCTGATCTGGTTGAACTTCTCGGCGCAGGTGATGCTGTTCGCGTGCGCGTACATCGTGACGGCCGAAGAGGAGAAGTCCGATCGCGTGCACGCCCGCTTCGCAGCGACGACCTTCGTCCAACGACGCCTGCAGCGCGCCGAGGTCGACGTCAAGGTCGCCACCGCGGAACTGCGCACCGCGCAGGAGGCCGCGTCCGCCGAGAAGTCGGCCTAGCCCGCGCGTCTTCGTTGTGACCAGATCAGCTATTCTGGTCACAACGAGAGGACGACATGGACGCCCACCGCACAGTCATCGAACTCCCCCACGCCACGGTGTCAGCACTGGAGTGGCGGCCGGTCGCGGAGACCGGCATCCCGGTGCTGCTCCTGCACGGCGGCGGAGCCGACAGCGCCGAGCTCTCGTGGGGCGAAGTCGGACCGGCCCTCACGCAGGCAGGGCACCGCGTCATAGCGCCGGACCATCCCGGCTTCGGACACAGCCCCCGGGCCGACTGGCCGCTCACGCAGGAGCTTCTCGTCCGACACGTCGGCGAGCTCGTCGACACACTCGCACTCAGCGACTACGCGATCGCCGGGCTCTCCCTCGGCGGAGGGATGACGGTCGGGCACCTGCTCGATCAGCCCGGCCGCGCTCGCACCGCCGTGCTCCTGGGCTGCTACGGTCTGATGCCCCGCCTCGCCGACGGTTTCCGCGGTCGCATCACCCATCTGATGTCTTTCCTCCTACTGCGCTCCGGGCTGCTGGGCGCGATGACCCGTTCGTACGCACGGAACCGCCCCGCAATGGAGCGCGGACTCCGCGACCTCGTGCGCAACCCGCAGGCGCGCAGTCCCGAGCTCGTCGATGCGGTCCTCGCCGAAGCCGCCGGCGGCTCGAGCCTGGAGACGTTCGGCCAGTGGCAGCGCGATCAGGTGCTCTGGAATCGACTGCGAACGGTCTACACGGATCAGCTCGCGAGCATCCGCACGCCCACGCTGCTGGTGCACGGCGATCGCGACACCGGAGTCCCCCTCGCTCGCATCGAGACGGCAGCCGCGCTGCTGCCATCGGCGACCTTGGAGGTCGCGCACGGCGCCGGCCACTGGGTGCAGCGCGACCGCCCCGACATCGTCATCCCGGCGATGCTCGAACAGCTGAGGAGTGCCGATGCCCCGACCACGCGTTCCTGACCGACGCGCGCGCATCCTCGATGCGGCCCGAACACTCGTGCTCGCGCACGGCTTCGATGCCATGAGCGTCGCCGCCATCGCCGAGCGCGCCGGCATCGCCAAGGGCGCCGTGTATCTGGAGTTCGCCGGCAAGCGTGAAATCCTCGACGCCCTGCTGCTGCAGGGCAACGTGCGCATGGCCGACCGGGTCCGAAGCGAGCTGGGTGACCATCCTCGTCTCAGCGACGCCTGTCGGGCGACGGCTCGGGCGCTGCTCGACGACCCGCTGATGACCGCTGCGTTCCTCGACGATCGGGGCATCCTCGGCTCCCACGTGATGGAGGAGACCGATGGTCGCTACCGCGAGCGTCATCAGCGGGTCGTGCAGTGGTTCCGTGAGCTGCAGGAGCGCGGGCTGATCGTCACGGATGTCGATCCACGCACACTCGCTCTGGCGCTGTCGAGCACGACGATCGGACTGCTGTCGGCGGCACGACTGCTCGGTCCGCTCGACCCCGCCCTGCTGGAGGGCACGATCGACACCATCGGGCGGATGGCCGCGGCCTTCGAGACGGAGACATGATGCACCTGGAGACCTTCGGGCGTGCGGGCGAACCACCGCTGCTGCTCCTGCACGGCGGGGGCGTCGCCGGATGGATGTGGGAGCCGATGCGCGCCCACCTGCCTCCGCAGGCGCGGGTGCTGGTGCCGGACCTCCCGGGTCACGGGCGCAGCGCGGCGGAGGACTACGCCTCCCACCACGACACCGTCGAACTGCTCGCGCAGATCCTCGAGGGCGAGGGCCGCCCGGCCACGGTCGCGGGCTTCTCGC is a genomic window of Microbacterium maritypicum containing:
- a CDS encoding TetR/AcrR family transcriptional regulator; its protein translation is MPRPRVPDRRARILDAARTLVLAHGFDAMSVAAIAERAGIAKGAVYLEFAGKREILDALLLQGNVRMADRVRSELGDHPRLSDACRATARALLDDPLMTAAFLDDRGILGSHVMEETDGRYRERHQRVVQWFRELQERGLIVTDVDPRTLALALSSTTIGLLSAARLLGPLDPALLEGTIDTIGRMAAAFETET
- a CDS encoding YihY/virulence factor BrkB family protein → MANTETTKDSSARPGLIPRITGPVIAWALARRPVRAALLYTERRGPMLADSVTYRALFSVFAGVLLGFSIAALWLAGNPVAWQAIIDAVQSAVPGLIGKDGVIKTKDLQAPASLSLAGIISLIALVGAALGAIGSLRTAVRVLAGTLQDDILWIWVILRNLALAIGIGLAFILSAAVTFVGQLGVSWIADFLGLPADAPVVAWTVRLLSLVVVFALDTAIIIGVFLLLSGVRPSKRSLWSGALLGAVGLLVLQELSGLFVGGATSNPLLASFASLLALLIWLNFSAQVMLFACAYIVTAEEEKSDRVHARFAATTFVQRRLQRAEVDVKVATAELRTAQEAASAEKSA
- a CDS encoding alpha/beta fold hydrolase encodes the protein MDAHRTVIELPHATVSALEWRPVAETGIPVLLLHGGGADSAELSWGEVGPALTQAGHRVIAPDHPGFGHSPRADWPLTQELLVRHVGELVDTLALSDYAIAGLSLGGGMTVGHLLDQPGRARTAVLLGCYGLMPRLADGFRGRITHLMSFLLLRSGLLGAMTRSYARNRPAMERGLRDLVRNPQARSPELVDAVLAEAAGGSSLETFGQWQRDQVLWNRLRTVYTDQLASIRTPTLLVHGDRDTGVPLARIETAAALLPSATLEVAHGAGHWVQRDRPDIVIPAMLEQLRSADAPTTRS
- the lysA gene encoding diaminopimelate decarboxylase, producing the protein MLLPADSLAPEWLTVPDDANDLADGVWPASAVRDADGVLDIAGVSATALARTYGTPLQVLDEDEVRGRARRFRLAFDRAAAANSTTAQVYYAGKAFLCTTIARWMVDEGLRVDVCTGGELAVALAAGVAPASLGFHGNNKSVAELERAVEVGVGTIIVDSAIEIERLAAITARTGASQRVLVRVISGVHAETHDFLATAHEDQKFGFPLPEAEKAVARIREIPGLVFAGLHCHIGSQIFGVAGFRESASRVLDLHATLLEGGPVPQLNLGGGFGIAYTRVDDPTPIEELADAIVASVAEGCAARGIPVPALSFEPGRAIVGTAGVTLYEVGTTKDVTVATGAVRRYVSVDGGMSDNARPALYGAQYSARLASRAGSGEPRLSRVVGKHCESGDIVVDHEYLPDDLVPGDLLAVPATGAYCVPLASNYNHVPRPPVIAVRDGHSTVIVRGETVDDVLARDAGIDGAKAPEGDQ